A portion of the Carya illinoinensis cultivar Pawnee chromosome 11, C.illinoinensisPawnee_v1, whole genome shotgun sequence genome contains these proteins:
- the LOC122282068 gene encoding DNA primase small subunit isoform X1, whose protein sequence is MTREDIESGSQDMVIDEGKPEGGERMQGNAAPEGFNVNYLKVYYGKLFPHADMFKWMSYGNDGKHPACDQSYFGRREFSFTLDNDIYLRFQSFNSASELENSIKEKCPFKIDIGPVYSVDPAKRHAYAQSGDNVFAPVERELIFDIDITDYDDVRYCCSGADVCLDCWPLMTVAIKVIDASLKDDFGFNHILWVYSGRRGVHCWVCDGKARRLTNEQRASIAEYFRVYKGNENSHKKVSLSDPLHPFLGRSYTEVLKDFFESKLLLSQKLFSTEERYEKILEMIPDESITSELRGKWQDNKRSSISKEDTNVVRWEQLKRILQSGKHKAQGPQMCVKEIVFSFTYPRLDMEVSKHMNHLLKAPFCVHPKTGRVCVPIDPNCCEEFDPTSVPTLSKLLEEMNTGSLRADIDNVLLMPEWDRTSLGKSVRFFRSSFLQPLLKACKEEIENSYNAKLQHSKNSLNW, encoded by the exons ATGACCAGAGAGGACATCGAAAGTGGGAGCCAGGACATGGTTATTGATGAGGGTAAACCTGAAGGCGGTGAACGGATGCAAGGGAACGCTGCTCCTGAAGGATTTAACGTCAATTATCTCAAAGTCTATTACG GAAAGCTTTTTCCACACGCTGATATGTTCAAATGGATGTCCTATGGAAACG ATGGGAAGCATCCTGCCTGTGATCAGTCCTACTTTGGCCGAAGAGAATTTTCGTTCACACTGGATAATGACATTTATCTCCGCTTTCAGTCTTTCAACAGCGCATCTGAACTTGAAAACTCTATCAAAGAAAAGTGTCCTTTTAAAATAGATATCGGGCCTGTATACAGCGTGGAT CCAGCAAAGAGACATGCATATGCACAAAGTGGTGATAATGTTTTCGCTCCAGTGGAGAGGGAGCTTATTTTTGATATA GATATTACAGATTATGATGATGTTAGATACTGCTGCTCAGGAGCTGATGTTTGCTTGGACTGCTGGCCGCTAATGACAGTTGCTAtcaaagtgattgatgcttccCTCAAAG ATGATTTTGGTTTTAATCATATTCTTTGGGTATATAGTGGTCGACGTGGTGTTCATTGTTGGGTTTGTGATGGGAAAGCAAGAAG GTTGACAAATGAACAGAGGGCATCTATTGCTGAATATTTCCGTGTATACAAG GGAAATGAAAACAGTCATAAAAAGGTGTCTCTATCGGATCCTCTGCATCCATTCCTTGG GAGATCATACACTGAAGTTCTAAAGGACTTCTTTGAGTCAAAATTGCTTTTAAGTCAAAAACTTTTTTCCACTGAAGAGAGATATGAGAAGATCCTGGAGATGATTCCGGATGAAT CTATCACCTCTGAACTTCGGGGAAAGTGGCAGGACAATAAGCGATCCTCCATCTCAAAAGAGGACACTAATGTTGTTAGATGGGAGCAACTAAAACGTATACTGCAATCAGGAAAACACAAg GCACAAGGACCGCAAATGTGTGTCAAAGAGATTGTATTCTCTTTTACCTACCCCAGGCTTGATATGGAG GTTTCAAAACACATGAATCATTTGCTAAAAGCACCTTTCTGCGTACATCCAAAAACAG GTCGTGTTTGTGTTCCTATTGATCCAAACTGTTGCGAAGAATTTGACCCCACATCAGTACCAACCCTTTCCAAG CTTTTAGAAGAAATGAACACGGGAAGTTTGAGAGCAGATATTGATAATG TTTTATTGATGCCAGAATGGGATAGAACCTCATTGGGGAAATCAGTTAGGTTTTTCAGATCATCATTCTTACAGCCTCTACTGAAGGCTTGCAAG GAAGAGATAGAAAACTCCTACAATGCGAAACTGCAACACTCAAAGAATTCCCTGAATTGGTAG
- the LOC122282068 gene encoding DNA primase small subunit isoform X2: protein MTREDIESGSQDMVIDEGKPEGGERMQGNAAPEGFNVNYLKVYYGKLFPHADMFKWMSYGNDGKHPACDQSYFGRREFSFTLDNDIYLRFQSFNSASELENSIKEKCPFKIDIGPVYSVDPAKRHAYAQSGDNVFAPVERELIFDIDITDYDDVRYCCSGADVCLDCWPLMTVAIKVIDASLKDDFGFNHILWVYSGRRGVHCWVCDGKARRLTNEQRASIAEYFRVYKGNENSHKKVSLSDPLHPFLGRSYTEVLKDFFESKLLLSQKLFSTEERYEKILEMIPDESITSELRGKWQDNKRSSISKEDTNVVRWEQLKRILQSGKHKAQGPQMCVKEIVFSFTYPRLDMEVSKHMNHLLKAPFCVHPKTGRVCVPIDPNCCEEFDPTSVPTLSKLLEEMNTGSLRADIDNEWDRTSLGKSVRFFRSSFLQPLLKACKEEIENSYNAKLQHSKNSLNW from the exons ATGACCAGAGAGGACATCGAAAGTGGGAGCCAGGACATGGTTATTGATGAGGGTAAACCTGAAGGCGGTGAACGGATGCAAGGGAACGCTGCTCCTGAAGGATTTAACGTCAATTATCTCAAAGTCTATTACG GAAAGCTTTTTCCACACGCTGATATGTTCAAATGGATGTCCTATGGAAACG ATGGGAAGCATCCTGCCTGTGATCAGTCCTACTTTGGCCGAAGAGAATTTTCGTTCACACTGGATAATGACATTTATCTCCGCTTTCAGTCTTTCAACAGCGCATCTGAACTTGAAAACTCTATCAAAGAAAAGTGTCCTTTTAAAATAGATATCGGGCCTGTATACAGCGTGGAT CCAGCAAAGAGACATGCATATGCACAAAGTGGTGATAATGTTTTCGCTCCAGTGGAGAGGGAGCTTATTTTTGATATA GATATTACAGATTATGATGATGTTAGATACTGCTGCTCAGGAGCTGATGTTTGCTTGGACTGCTGGCCGCTAATGACAGTTGCTAtcaaagtgattgatgcttccCTCAAAG ATGATTTTGGTTTTAATCATATTCTTTGGGTATATAGTGGTCGACGTGGTGTTCATTGTTGGGTTTGTGATGGGAAAGCAAGAAG GTTGACAAATGAACAGAGGGCATCTATTGCTGAATATTTCCGTGTATACAAG GGAAATGAAAACAGTCATAAAAAGGTGTCTCTATCGGATCCTCTGCATCCATTCCTTGG GAGATCATACACTGAAGTTCTAAAGGACTTCTTTGAGTCAAAATTGCTTTTAAGTCAAAAACTTTTTTCCACTGAAGAGAGATATGAGAAGATCCTGGAGATGATTCCGGATGAAT CTATCACCTCTGAACTTCGGGGAAAGTGGCAGGACAATAAGCGATCCTCCATCTCAAAAGAGGACACTAATGTTGTTAGATGGGAGCAACTAAAACGTATACTGCAATCAGGAAAACACAAg GCACAAGGACCGCAAATGTGTGTCAAAGAGATTGTATTCTCTTTTACCTACCCCAGGCTTGATATGGAG GTTTCAAAACACATGAATCATTTGCTAAAAGCACCTTTCTGCGTACATCCAAAAACAG GTCGTGTTTGTGTTCCTATTGATCCAAACTGTTGCGAAGAATTTGACCCCACATCAGTACCAACCCTTTCCAAG CTTTTAGAAGAAATGAACACGGGAAGTTTGAGAGCAGATATTGATAATG AATGGGATAGAACCTCATTGGGGAAATCAGTTAGGTTTTTCAGATCATCATTCTTACAGCCTCTACTGAAGGCTTGCAAG GAAGAGATAGAAAACTCCTACAATGCGAAACTGCAACACTCAAAGAATTCCCTGAATTGGTAG